CGCCATTGGTAACCGATTTAAACGCAACTACGGGTGTTCAGCAGACTTTTGGAAGCAAATCGCACGTGTCTTTGCGCGGTGCTTTTTACAGGGTCAATTATAACTACAGGGAGAAATATCTCCTGGAACTAACAGGTCGGTATGATGGTACGTCCAGGTTTCAACAAGCCAGTAGGTTCGGATTCTTCCCTTCGTTCTCGGCAGGGTGGCGTATCAGCAATGAGAATTTCATGAAAGATATTACTTGGTTGGACAACCTCAAACTTCGTGCTTCGTATGGCACACTCGGCAATCAGTTGTTGGGCAATAATTTCTATCCTTACGTAGCGTCTATGGGTATTGGCCAATCAAACTATATGTTCTCCAATGCAGCTATTCCTTTTGTTTCAGCTGCAGGATTAGTGAGCCCAACCCTAACATGGGAGTCAGTAACCTCAAAAAACATTGGTCTTGATTTCACCGCTTTCAGAGGACGACTCGACGTATCTTTGGATGCCTACACACGCGATACCAAAAATATGTTGATGAATGTAGCTTATCCGGATTTGTTGGGTACTGCCGCACCACAGGAAAACGCAGCCGATCTACGTACCACAGGATGGGAAAGTGCCATTACTTACAGAGACAAGATAAATAAAGATTGGAATTATGATGTTTCGCTGGCACTTTCTGATTGGAGTGCCGAAATTACCAAGTTCAATAATCCCACAGGCGCTATCAATAACTTTAGAGTGGGTCAAAAACTGGGCGAAATCTGGGGCTTTGAAACAGTTGGTATTTTTCAGACAGCAGATGAGGTGGCCGCTGCACCAAGGCAAACAGCCCTTGGCGCAAACTGGAGACCCGGGGATATTCAATACGCCGACCTCAATGGTGACGGAGTGATAAACCAAGGCAACAACACCGTACAAAACCCGGGAGATAGAAAAATTATAGGTAATACCACTCCTCGGTATAGTTTTGGTATCAACACGAGTATCGGTTACAAAAACTTTAGGCTAACCGCATTTTTTCAGGGAGTAGGAAACCGAGACTATAACCCAACTTCAGGTAACTGGACATGGTTTTATCCATTTAATGCCGGCCACGTAGAAAATTACTATATCACAGATACTTGGCGTGAAGACAACCGCGATGCTTATTTTCCGGCTGCTCATATTTCAACCAGTGATAAGAAAAACGTACAAACTCAGTCAAGATATTTGCAAAATGCAGGATATATTCGACTCAAAAACATAAGTTTATCTTATGATTTGCCTACAAGCCTTCTTTCAAAGGTTAAGATTTCGCGAGCTCAGTTTTTTGTGACAGGCATGAACTTATGGGAGTTTAGTAAAATACGCAAGCCTCTCGATCCCGAAAGTATTTTTTCCACAGACGGTGCCATCGAATACCCAATGCAAAGAGTATTCACTTTAGGAACTAACATCTCCTTTTAACAGCATTCCAAAGTGTCTGAATTAATCCAATTCTAATTTTAAAAAAATGAAAAAATTAATTTTAAAAATAGTAGTTGCAACCTTCTGCCTGGCCTCAGTAACAAGCTGTAATGACGACTTTCTCGAACGATATCCTTTGGATCGTATCACCAACGAAACCTTCTGGAACACTGAGAATGACCTGCGGGTATATAACAACAGTATCTACAACTTAACCCTAAATGACAACGCCACCTCTATTTTGTTTGGCCACTCAAGCGGGGCAGACTTTGGCAACAGTATTTGGTTTATTGATGGCTACTCCGACAATCTGGCACCCAAAGACCCAAGGCATACTTTTTATATGCAAACACGTGCCGGGAGGCATGTAGTACCTACCAATCCCCAAGATCACGGTTATAAGGGATGGAACTTCGTACGGGCTTGCAATGTGGGTTTGGAAAATTATGGCAAAGCCCAAATCGCCCAAAACATCAAAGATAGATACATCGCAGAAACAAGACTTTTGAGAGGGTGGTTTTATGCCGATAAAGTGTCAAAGTTTGGTGATGTGCCATGGGTAGAAAAGTCCTTGAACACAGACTCGCCGGAGTTGTTTGCCGCAAGAACTCCCAGAGAAGAAGCCATGGAAAAAGTATTGGCTGACTTGGATTTTGCATGTACCAAACTACCCGACAACTGGGGTGATGGCGGTGCACCCGGACGACTCAACCGCTGGGCGGCGTTGCTGGTCAAGTCAAGAGTGTGCCTCTTTGAGGGAACTTGGCGGAAATACCACGGTGGTACGAATCCCAACAAATGGCTGGAAGAAGCGGCAAAGGCCTCGAAAGAATTGATAGACAAAGGCCCCTATAGATTGTACTCTACCGGCAATCCTGATGTGGACTACAACGCCTACCATAGAATACTCAATCTGACAGGCAACCCGGAAGTAATCTATTGGAGAAGATACCAACTGGGCGTTTGGACAAACCACCAGCAAGCCTATTTTAGTTATACGGGCGGTGCTTCAAAGAGCATGGTTGAAGATTATCTTTGTACGGATGGCCTTCCGATATCCCTGTCGCCCCTTTACAAAGGAGACGACAAAATAGAAGATGTTTTCGAAAACCGTGATCCAAGATTACGCCAAACTATCCTACACCCGCAAGATGCCGCCAAATACAAATATCATTTGGCCGACGGCAGATCTTATCCCCGCATAGATGGAATGGAAGGTGGATTTACCACTTCCACCGGCTATCACATCATCAAGCACTATAATGCCGACGATATGATCGGAAAAGCGTTTGGAGTGGCAGAATCACCTGCTATTATTATGCGTTTTGCCGAGGCATTGCTTAATTATGCCGAAGCACAAGCAGAATTGGGTAAAATTACACAAGCTGATATTGACCTTACCATTAATAGACTCAGAGACCGAGTAAAGATGGCAAGAATGGATATCAATAATATACCTGTTGATCCTACCTATGCCAATGATGGCGTATCTCCCTTGATTGCAGAAATAAGAAGAGAAAGAAGAATTGAACTATTCCTGGAAGGCTTCAGATACAATGACTTAAGACGCTGGAAGCAGGGAAGAAAGTTACTCATTCCCACCTTAGGCCTCAGGTGGGATGCCGCAGCCATCGCCAGGTACCCCAAAGCCAATATAAGAACCAGAGTTGACCCCGTGTCAAAGAAAACGTATATTGATGTATATGCCGGTACAGACTGGGCAGTGCCTATTTTTGAAGAAAGTAAGCATTATTTGTGGCCGCTGCCACTCAATACTTTGGCTGCAAACCCTGCTTTGAAGCAAAACCCGGGCTGGCAGTAATACCGCCCCATACAAAAAACGTCAGCTCTTACAAGCTGACGTTTTTTTTGCTGTCTGACTATCGTCTGACCACTCGTGCATAACTCAATCAGTACACAGCAGTCGTTCCAAAATCTCGAAAATTACAAATTGAATTCCTGAATTCTCCAAATCGCTTTGGCATCTTTGGCCAGTTCGCGTTGCCGAGCCGAAATTTTATTTTCACTCCATGAAATGTAGTTTTCTGCTAATGCTTTGGTAATAAAACTATTACTCTCTGCATACCGAATTGCTTTTTCAGGATAGTGCAATACATCTACTTCTCGATTAAGTTTTCTTTCGAGTAGGGTTAAGTTTCCGATTCGATACACTGAACGACGAATTTCTTCCTGTTTAAAATCTCCCCAAGTTTCATCCGCACTCTCAGGCAGTATGTGCTCCACAGTGTACAAATCACTCTCCGGACTGATTTCATTCCTGAATTTATACGCTTCTATTTTTGAAAAGATATACTTTACAATTGGGTGTATTTCAAATTTACGAATTTAGTTGAAAAGGGCTATCTTTGAGATACAATGAATCTGTTTACTAACCCCCTATTTAACCATCATGAGCAAAGAAGAACTCTTAGAGCTAGTGTCTAAAGAATACGATGCGATCCGTTCGCTAAACGATCATGATCATTTCTTCGACCACGAAGAAGGCTTTGTAAAGATTTGGGACAACTTGGGGAGCAAAGTCATGGAGAGAAACATAGATAAAGTACCAAAAAATCATCAAAAGAAAACATTTACAAGACCCGATACGGACAAATAAGTAT
Above is a window of Runella slithyformis DSM 19594 DNA encoding:
- a CDS encoding RagB/SusD family nutrient uptake outer membrane protein; this translates as MKKLILKIVVATFCLASVTSCNDDFLERYPLDRITNETFWNTENDLRVYNNSIYNLTLNDNATSILFGHSSGADFGNSIWFIDGYSDNLAPKDPRHTFYMQTRAGRHVVPTNPQDHGYKGWNFVRACNVGLENYGKAQIAQNIKDRYIAETRLLRGWFYADKVSKFGDVPWVEKSLNTDSPELFAARTPREEAMEKVLADLDFACTKLPDNWGDGGAPGRLNRWAALLVKSRVCLFEGTWRKYHGGTNPNKWLEEAAKASKELIDKGPYRLYSTGNPDVDYNAYHRILNLTGNPEVIYWRRYQLGVWTNHQQAYFSYTGGASKSMVEDYLCTDGLPISLSPLYKGDDKIEDVFENRDPRLRQTILHPQDAAKYKYHLADGRSYPRIDGMEGGFTTSTGYHIIKHYNADDMIGKAFGVAESPAIIMRFAEALLNYAEAQAELGKITQADIDLTINRLRDRVKMARMDINNIPVDPTYANDGVSPLIAEIRRERRIELFLEGFRYNDLRRWKQGRKLLIPTLGLRWDAAAIARYPKANIRTRVDPVSKKTYIDVYAGTDWAVPIFEESKHYLWPLPLNTLAANPALKQNPGWQ
- a CDS encoding HNH endonuclease family protein; translated protein: MRKFEIHPIVKYIFSKIEAYKFRNEISPESDLYTVEHILPESADETWGDFKQEEIRRSVYRIGNLTLLERKLNREVDVLHYPEKAIRYAESNSFITKALAENYISWSENKISARQRELAKDAKAIWRIQEFNL